From the Schistocerca nitens isolate TAMUIC-IGC-003100 unplaced genomic scaffold, iqSchNite1.1 HiC_scaffold_421, whole genome shotgun sequence genome, one window contains:
- the LOC126231839 gene encoding TD and POZ domain-containing protein 2-like produces the protein MANNRGSLVHAMSELLTSGTGADVTLCVRGGEIEAHRLILAARSPVFAAMLLRHDTEEAASGRVQITDVEAATMRQLVRYVYTDEVPEGKESAAELLAAADKYDLPLLKEACEDRLLQELSVENVAECAVLASQHCCSRLLGAAVEVISRDPPEARKTEGWREGVACCPRLMTQISQLVEAKISAAKEDALKKRLHEAAERGNVAQLVDILAQGVDINCQCENGYTALHKAAKGGDVWAVNWLLEAGADVSARNNWQQTPLHVAAGYGRQGVALALLFYGADKDAWDGSGQTALQVAAACGEAAVVNLFLRLGADRSAAGYGRTPLQLAQAYNRRAVVDILSGIRLV, from the exons ATGGCCAATAACAGAGGCAGTTTGGTTCACGCGATGTCAGAGCTCTTGACGTCGGGAACGGGTGCCGACGTTACGCTGTGTGTCCGAGGTGGTGAAATAGAGGCGCACAGGTTAATACTCGCCGCCAGAAGCCCGGTCTTCGCAGCTATGTTACTGCGGCACGACACGGAGGAAGCTGCCAGTGGCCGCGTCCAGATAACGGACGTAGAGGCCGCCACTATGCGGCAGCTCGTCCGCTACGTGTACACGGACGAGGTCCCGGAGGGGAAAGAATCTGCGGCAGAGCTACTGGCGGCTGCCGACAAATACGACCTCCCTCTGCTGAAGGAGGCTTGCGAGGACCGGTTGCTGCAGGAGTTGTCTGTAGAGAATGTGGCGGAGTGTGCGGTGCTGGCCTCGCAGCACTGTTGCTCGCGCCTGCTCGGTGCCGCCGTCGAGGTGATCTCCCGGGACCCTCCGGAGGCCCGCAAGACGGAGGGCTGGCGGGAGGGAGTGGCCTGCTGCCCGCGACTGATGACGCAAATCTCGCAGTTGGTTGAAGCGAAAATCAG TGCCGCAAAGGAGGACGCCTTGAAGAAGCGGCTGCACGAAGCCGCAGAACGTGGAAATGTGGCCCAACTCGTAGACATCCTGGCACAGGGAGTGGACATAAATTGCCAGTGTGAAAACGGCTACACGGCACTTCACAAGGCGGCGAAGGGCGGCGACGTCTGGGCCGTAAACTGGCTGTTGGAGGCGGGTGCCGATGTCAGTGCCCGGAACAACTGGCAGCAGACGCCCCTCCACGTAGCAGCGGGATACGGCAGACAGGGTGTCGCGCTGGCCTTGCTGTTTTACGGGGCAGACAAAGACGCGTGGGACGGCAGCGGGCAGACGGCTCTGCAGGTTGCTGCCGCGTGTGGTGAAGCGGCCGTGGTCAACCTGTTCTTGCGGCTGGGAGCGGACCGATCTGCTGCCGGATACGGTAGGACGCCTCTACAACTTGCCCAGGCGTACAACAGGAGGGCAGTCGTCGATATTCTGAGTGGGATTCGTCTGGTGTAA